From the genome of Streptomyces sp. NBC_01116, one region includes:
- a CDS encoding 2,3-dihydro-2,3-dihydroxybenzoate dehydrogenase has translation MSAPLSGVALVTGAAGGIGTEVVRALTAAGLPVGLVDRDVPALWELAAELAAAGARVLAVPADVTVSKDVDTAVAKVEAGLGPIENLVNAAGVLRSGPAAELSDADWDTTFAVNAGGVFHTSRAVAGVMVPRRRGAIVTIASNAAATPRMSMAAYAASKAASAMFTKCLGLELAPHGIRCNVVAPGSTRTPMLTALQGDAAERASVDGVPDAYRLGIPLGRIAEPGHIADAVLFLLSERAAHITMHDLTVDGGATLGV, from the coding sequence ATGAGCGCCCCGCTCTCCGGCGTCGCCCTGGTCACCGGGGCCGCCGGCGGCATCGGCACCGAGGTCGTCCGCGCCCTGACGGCCGCCGGGCTGCCGGTCGGGCTCGTCGACCGTGACGTCCCGGCCCTGTGGGAGCTGGCCGCCGAACTCGCCGCGGCCGGGGCCCGGGTGCTCGCGGTCCCCGCGGACGTGACCGTCAGCAAGGACGTCGACACGGCGGTCGCCAAGGTGGAGGCCGGGCTCGGCCCGATCGAGAACCTGGTCAACGCCGCCGGAGTGCTCCGCAGCGGGCCGGCGGCCGAACTCAGCGACGCGGACTGGGACACCACCTTCGCCGTCAACGCGGGCGGCGTCTTCCACACCAGCCGGGCGGTGGCCGGGGTCATGGTGCCGCGCCGGCGCGGCGCGATCGTGACGATCGCCTCCAACGCGGCTGCCACGCCCCGTATGTCCATGGCCGCCTACGCGGCCTCCAAGGCGGCCTCGGCCATGTTCACCAAATGCCTGGGCCTGGAACTCGCCCCCCACGGCATCCGCTGCAACGTCGTCGCACCCGGCTCCACCCGTACGCCGATGCTCACCGCCCTCCAAGGCGACGCCGCCGAACGGGCCTCCGTGGACGGGGTGCCCGACGCCTACCGGCTCGGCATCCCGCTGGGCCGGATAGCCGAGCCCGGCCACATCGCCGACGCCGTGCTGTTCCTGCTCTCCGAGCGGGCCGCGCACATCACCATGCACGACCTGACCGTAGACGGCGGAGCCACGCTCGGCGTCTGA
- a CDS encoding 3-deoxy-7-phosphoheptulonate synthase: MTGSLLGAPPVPPAAGPPHPPARQQPHWPEGPALRSSLAALGRSLPLVLPDECARLRSRLAAVARGEAFLVQGGDCAESLDALDAGSIRRTVATLGGVADVLGRALELPTVTVGRLAGQYAKPRSAETEIRDGVELPVYRGDAVNGHAFTAADRTPDPGRLVRVRDASAATLNLVRALTANEDGTAPEGLPRELYTSHEGLVLDYERALTRDDPAGGGRYASSGHLLWIGERTRQLDGAHVAYFAGIGNPIAVKVGPTAGTDELIRLVDRLDPDRDPGRLTLIVRMGAGRIRDVLPDLISKTVAEGMTVGWVSDPMHGNTVGAPCGRKTRRFDDILDETAGFFEVTRGLGVHPGGIHLELTGDDVAECVGGTGGGVGYDELPGGYRSVCDPRLNRRQSLDLARRLAALVARPPSPADAGGRPTGRDTAS, encoded by the coding sequence GTGACCGGTTCCCTGCTCGGCGCCCCTCCCGTGCCGCCCGCGGCCGGCCCGCCGCACCCGCCCGCCCGGCAGCAGCCGCACTGGCCCGAGGGACCCGCGCTGCGCTCCAGCCTGGCGGCCCTCGGACGGAGCCTCCCGCTGGTACTCCCGGACGAGTGCGCCCGCCTCAGGAGCCGGCTGGCGGCGGTCGCCCGGGGCGAGGCGTTCCTCGTCCAGGGCGGAGACTGCGCGGAGTCCCTCGACGCGCTGGACGCCGGTTCGATCCGGCGGACCGTCGCCACCCTGGGCGGCGTGGCCGACGTGCTGGGCCGGGCCCTGGAGCTGCCGACCGTCACGGTCGGACGGCTGGCGGGCCAGTACGCGAAGCCCCGCTCGGCGGAGACCGAGATCCGCGACGGCGTCGAACTGCCCGTCTACCGGGGCGACGCGGTCAACGGCCACGCCTTCACCGCCGCGGACCGCACCCCCGATCCGGGCCGCCTCGTCCGCGTACGCGACGCATCCGCCGCCACGCTCAACCTGGTCAGAGCACTCACCGCGAACGAGGACGGCACGGCACCGGAAGGACTGCCGCGGGAGCTGTACACCTCGCACGAGGGGCTCGTCCTGGACTACGAACGGGCCCTGACCCGGGACGATCCGGCCGGCGGCGGACGGTACGCGTCCTCCGGCCACCTGCTGTGGATCGGGGAGCGCACCCGGCAGCTGGACGGTGCGCACGTCGCGTACTTCGCCGGCATCGGCAACCCGATCGCGGTCAAGGTCGGACCGACCGCCGGCACCGACGAGCTGATCCGGCTGGTCGACCGGCTGGACCCCGACCGCGACCCCGGGCGGCTCACCCTGATCGTGCGGATGGGCGCCGGCCGCATCCGCGACGTGCTGCCCGACCTGATCAGCAAGACGGTCGCCGAGGGCATGACGGTCGGCTGGGTGTCCGACCCCATGCACGGGAACACGGTCGGAGCCCCCTGCGGGCGCAAGACCCGCCGGTTCGACGACATCCTCGACGAGACGGCCGGCTTCTTCGAGGTGACCCGCGGCCTGGGAGTGCACCCCGGCGGCATCCACCTGGAGCTGACCGGCGACGACGTGGCCGAGTGCGTCGGCGGCACCGGCGGCGGGGTCGGCTACGACGAACTGCCCGGCGGCTACCGGTCCGTGTGCGACCCCCGGCTCAACCGGCGGCAGTCGCTCGACCTCGCGCGGCGGCTCGCCGCCCTCGTCGCCCGCCCTCCCTCCCCGGCGGACGCCGGCGGGCGGCCGACCGGCCGGGACACCGCGTCATGA
- a CDS encoding 4'-phosphopantetheinyl transferase superfamily protein, producing the protein MRAAAVIGGAPVTDTADLWLLPEHAVDAFAAECGGVDLLSEDERTRMARLLRPADRKRFLARRMLCRHALSARTGRPLGEWRFTTGPHGRPEPEPGTGGLRFSLADTEGLVVCAVTEGRMCGVDVEQTSVSADSAHHISRFFASEELLELSALEPAALVARVAELWVLKEAYLKAQGTGLHRSLAEFSFAARGPTAPGRITVRDSVRPGAWAFELLRPGPHHLVALAVEGDDRAAVRQTWLTGSGKPTDPR; encoded by the coding sequence ATGAGGGCCGCCGCGGTCATCGGCGGTGCCCCCGTCACCGACACCGCCGACCTCTGGCTGCTCCCGGAGCACGCCGTCGACGCGTTCGCCGCGGAGTGCGGCGGCGTGGACCTGCTGAGCGAGGACGAACGTACGCGGATGGCACGGCTGTTGAGGCCGGCCGACCGGAAGCGGTTCCTGGCCCGGCGGATGCTGTGCCGTCACGCGCTGAGCGCCCGCACCGGCCGCCCGCTCGGGGAGTGGCGCTTCACGACCGGCCCGCACGGCCGGCCCGAGCCCGAACCCGGCACGGGCGGCCTGCGGTTCAGCCTCGCCGACACCGAGGGCCTCGTGGTCTGCGCCGTCACCGAGGGCCGGATGTGCGGGGTCGACGTGGAGCAGACCTCCGTCTCCGCCGATTCGGCCCACCACATCAGCAGGTTCTTCGCCTCCGAGGAACTCCTGGAGCTCTCCGCACTGGAGCCGGCCGCACTGGTCGCGCGGGTCGCCGAGCTCTGGGTGCTCAAGGAGGCCTACCTCAAGGCCCAGGGGACGGGACTGCACCGGAGCCTCGCCGAATTCTCCTTCGCCGCGCGAGGCCCGACGGCACCCGGGCGGATCACCGTACGCGACTCCGTACGCCCCGGCGCCTGGGCCTTCGAGCTTCTCCGCCCGGGCCCCCACCACCTGGTCGCCCTCGCCGTCGAGGGCGACGACCGAGCCGCAGTGCGGCAGACCTGGCTGACCGGATCCGGGAAGCCGACCGACCCACGATGA
- a CDS encoding amidohydrolase family protein, protein MSAELITGGTVYTADDRESVHPGGAVLVVDGVIAAVGPAADVERAVAALTPEQRAGLARRDARGMMVLPGFVNAHWHEMFAMRLPMRGALRPASDREDQVAFMGGGGDMHQISATFDRFDGLIDAMTPDEAQAIAAYSMWTQLRGGVTTLGDMGSLNRPHSMVAAAQALGIRFSASTWASDAICPPDGSRFVRTRDTDGVLAQAEDLLELTARDTSGRIRFRPSVAYVTNMTDELARGMADLVARHDLGFATHVGALRNEVELMRTYYGQTGVRRLAEHGLVDERLMAGHCAFLDEDEQKLMIAGRAHISHSPGKYGPSGESSLTETGVVPALRRQGLDVSLSTDGSSMPSAGIAETMRAAWQMYNEMSADQTEVLPTDALAMGTRIAAKGLRWDDAVGSLEAGKQADLVLVRADDWRYLLNPRPLEGFLWLAGSADVDTVIVGGRTLLSGGRSVGVDEGVLQERYLDALASFSTRALGIPGEVVGRVVGGWTR, encoded by the coding sequence GTGAGCGCCGAGCTGATCACGGGCGGCACCGTCTACACCGCGGACGACCGGGAGAGCGTGCACCCCGGCGGAGCCGTCCTGGTGGTGGACGGCGTGATCGCGGCCGTCGGCCCCGCCGCCGACGTCGAGCGGGCCGTCGCCGCGCTCACCCCGGAGCAGCGGGCGGGCCTGGCCCGCCGCGACGCCCGCGGCATGATGGTGCTGCCCGGCTTCGTCAACGCGCACTGGCACGAGATGTTCGCCATGCGCCTCCCCATGCGCGGCGCCCTGCGCCCGGCGTCCGACCGCGAGGACCAGGTCGCGTTCATGGGCGGCGGCGGCGACATGCACCAGATCTCCGCCACCTTCGACCGGTTCGACGGCCTCATCGACGCGATGACCCCCGACGAGGCGCAGGCCATCGCCGCGTACTCGATGTGGACCCAGCTGCGCGGCGGCGTCACCACCCTCGGCGACATGGGCTCGCTCAACCGCCCGCACTCCATGGTCGCCGCCGCGCAGGCCCTGGGCATCCGCTTCTCCGCGAGCACCTGGGCGAGCGACGCGATCTGTCCGCCCGACGGGAGCCGCTTCGTCCGCACCCGGGACACGGACGGGGTCCTCGCCCAGGCCGAGGACCTGCTGGAGCTGACGGCCCGGGACACCTCCGGCCGCATCCGGTTCCGTCCCAGCGTCGCCTACGTCACCAACATGACCGACGAACTGGCCCGCGGTATGGCGGACCTCGTGGCCCGGCACGACCTGGGCTTCGCCACCCATGTGGGCGCGCTCCGCAACGAGGTCGAGCTGATGCGTACGTACTACGGGCAGACCGGTGTCCGCCGGCTCGCCGAACACGGCCTGGTCGACGAGCGGTTGATGGCGGGCCACTGCGCCTTCCTCGACGAGGACGAGCAGAAGCTGATGATCGCGGGCCGCGCCCACATCAGCCATTCGCCCGGGAAGTACGGCCCCTCCGGCGAGTCCTCGCTCACCGAGACGGGCGTCGTGCCCGCGCTGCGCAGGCAGGGCCTGGACGTGTCGCTGTCCACGGACGGCTCCTCCATGCCGAGCGCCGGGATCGCGGAGACGATGCGCGCCGCCTGGCAGATGTACAACGAGATGAGTGCCGACCAGACCGAGGTGCTGCCCACCGACGCGCTGGCGATGGGCACCAGGATCGCGGCCAAGGGGCTGCGGTGGGACGACGCCGTGGGCAGCCTGGAAGCCGGGAAGCAGGCCGACCTGGTCCTGGTGCGGGCGGACGACTGGCGCTACCTGCTCAACCCCCGGCCGCTGGAGGGATTCCTCTGGCTGGCCGGCTCGGCCGACGTGGACACCGTGATCGTGGGCGGCCGCACCCTGCTGTCCGGGGGGCGGAGCGTCGGGGTCGACGAGGGCGTCCTCCAGGAGCGCTATCTGGACGCGCTCGCCTCGTTCTCCACCCGGGCGCTCGGCATCCCCGGCGAGGTCGTCGGACGGGTCGTCGGGGGGTGGACCCGATGA
- a CDS encoding isochorismatase family protein has protein sequence MAIAPIDPYPLPRAADLPANTVAWTVDPRRAVLLVHDMQHYFLAPFPENAEPRTGLLEGVAALRESCTRAGVPVVYSAQPGDMTPKERGLLQDFWGPGMSASPEDRGIPDAIAPGEDDTVLTKWRASAFHRTGLLDLLTAQGRDQLIICGVYAHVGILLTACDAFAHGIQPFLVADAMADFTPDYHRTALEYASARCGVSVTTATVCDALTSASATPAGRAS, from the coding sequence GTGGCGATTGCGCCGATCGACCCCTACCCCCTACCGCGGGCCGCCGATCTGCCGGCCAACACCGTGGCCTGGACCGTCGACCCCCGCCGGGCCGTGCTGCTGGTGCACGACATGCAGCACTACTTCCTCGCCCCCTTCCCCGAGAACGCCGAACCGCGCACCGGACTCCTCGAAGGCGTCGCCGCGCTGCGCGAGAGCTGCACCCGGGCCGGCGTCCCCGTCGTCTACTCCGCCCAGCCCGGCGACATGACCCCGAAGGAGCGCGGGCTGCTCCAGGACTTCTGGGGCCCCGGCATGTCCGCCTCCCCCGAGGACCGCGGCATCCCGGACGCCATCGCGCCCGGCGAGGACGACACCGTCCTCACCAAGTGGCGGGCCAGCGCCTTCCACCGGACCGGCCTGCTGGACCTCCTGACCGCCCAGGGGCGTGACCAGCTGATCATCTGCGGTGTCTACGCCCACGTGGGCATCCTGCTCACCGCCTGCGACGCCTTCGCCCACGGCATCCAGCCCTTCCTGGTCGCCGACGCGATGGCCGACTTCACCCCCGACTACCACCGGACGGCGCTGGAGTACGCCTCGGCCCGCTGCGGCGTGTCCGTCACCACGGCGACGGTCTGCGACGCCCTGACGAGCGCGTCCGCGACGCCGGCCGGGAGAGCGTCGTGA
- a CDS encoding anthranilate synthase family protein, whose amino-acid sequence MTTLDELAEGGRPFALLHRPESDHPDTVDLLLGDFSEVATTAGLPEVNGGVDRHETLVLLPYRVIGERGYDHHDDGEPLLVMTVRNQSRLPVADALGQVLAWPVELDGATGDFDLADEAYGDLVRRVLAEEIGHGSGANFVIKRTFVTEIPHWSVRTALAFWGRLLRGEPGAYWIFIVHTGERTFIGASPERHVSLDGGVAVMNPISGTYRYPADGPDTAGLLEFLADGKETNELYMVLDEELKMMSRVCDDARVVGPGLKEMAHLAHTEYRIVGRSTRDVREILHETLLAPTVTGSPVESACQVIAKFEPQGRGYYAGIAALIGRDAHGERRMDSAILIRTADVDARGRMRIAVGSTLVRDSEPAGESAETRAKAAGLLAALDRAPGPRRPAAHHDHPQIRAALLERNRPLSDFWTTPAAQRRTGRERLLVLDAEDTFTAMGAQQLRSLGFDVTVRRFDEPHRFTGYDLVILGPGPGDPREESHRKIAYLRAVTASLINLRVPFVSVCLSHQILCRLLGLPLRALDFPNQGVRRTVDLFGTAQQVAYYNSFVAHSSADRLYSPLVAHDVEVARDPETGEVHALRGPGFASVQFHPESVMTRHGAAILDGLVTGALAPVPHGVELTA is encoded by the coding sequence GTGACCACACTCGACGAACTCGCCGAAGGAGGGCGCCCGTTCGCCCTCCTGCACCGGCCCGAGAGCGACCACCCCGACACCGTCGACCTGCTGCTCGGCGACTTCTCCGAAGTGGCCACCACGGCCGGCCTGCCGGAGGTGAACGGCGGCGTCGACCGCCACGAGACCCTCGTCCTGCTGCCCTACCGGGTGATCGGCGAACGGGGCTACGACCACCACGACGACGGCGAGCCGCTGCTGGTCATGACGGTCCGGAACCAGTCGCGACTGCCGGTGGCCGACGCACTCGGCCAGGTGCTGGCCTGGCCGGTCGAACTGGACGGAGCCACCGGCGACTTCGACCTGGCGGACGAGGCGTACGGCGACCTGGTCCGGCGGGTGCTCGCCGAGGAGATCGGCCACGGATCGGGCGCCAACTTCGTCATCAAGCGCACCTTCGTCACCGAGATCCCGCACTGGTCGGTGCGGACCGCGCTGGCCTTCTGGGGGCGGCTGCTCCGCGGGGAGCCGGGAGCGTACTGGATCTTCATCGTCCACACCGGCGAGCGGACCTTCATCGGCGCGAGCCCCGAGCGGCATGTCAGCCTCGACGGCGGCGTGGCGGTGATGAACCCGATCAGCGGGACCTACCGCTACCCCGCCGACGGACCGGACACCGCCGGCCTGCTGGAGTTCCTCGCCGACGGCAAGGAGACCAACGAGCTGTACATGGTGCTCGACGAGGAACTCAAGATGATGAGCCGGGTCTGCGACGACGCCCGGGTGGTCGGCCCGGGGCTCAAGGAGATGGCCCACCTCGCCCACACCGAGTACCGCATCGTCGGCCGCAGCACCCGCGACGTGCGCGAGATCCTGCACGAGACGCTCCTCGCCCCGACCGTCACCGGCAGCCCGGTGGAGAGCGCCTGCCAGGTGATCGCCAAGTTCGAACCGCAGGGCCGCGGTTACTACGCGGGCATCGCCGCGCTGATCGGCCGGGACGCGCACGGCGAGCGGCGCATGGACTCCGCCATCCTGATCCGCACGGCGGACGTCGACGCCCGGGGCCGGATGCGGATCGCGGTCGGCTCGACGCTGGTACGGGACTCCGAGCCCGCCGGTGAGAGCGCCGAGACCCGGGCCAAGGCGGCCGGACTCCTCGCCGCCCTCGACCGCGCGCCCGGCCCCCGGCGCCCGGCCGCCCATCACGACCACCCGCAGATCAGAGCCGCCCTCCTGGAGCGCAACCGGCCGCTGTCGGACTTCTGGACCACCCCCGCCGCGCAGCGCCGCACCGGGCGGGAACGCCTGCTGGTCCTCGACGCCGAGGACACCTTCACCGCGATGGGGGCCCAGCAGCTGCGGTCGCTGGGCTTCGACGTCACCGTGCGCCGGTTCGACGAGCCGCACCGCTTCACCGGCTACGACCTCGTGATCCTCGGACCCGGCCCCGGCGACCCCCGGGAGGAGAGCCACCGCAAGATCGCCTACCTGCGCGCCGTCACCGCCAGCCTGATCAACCTGCGGGTGCCGTTCGTCTCGGTCTGCCTGAGCCACCAGATCCTGTGCCGGCTGCTCGGCCTCCCGCTGCGCGCACTGGACTTCCCCAACCAGGGCGTACGCCGGACGGTCGACCTCTTCGGCACCGCCCAGCAGGTCGCCTACTACAACAGCTTCGTCGCGCACTCCTCGGCCGACCGGCTGTACAGCCCGCTGGTCGCCCACGACGTGGAGGTCGCCCGGGACCCGGAGACCGGCGAGGTGCACGCCCTGCGCGGCCCCGGCTTCGCCTCGGTGCAGTTCCATCCCGAGTCGGTCATGACACGGCACGGCGCGGCCATCCTGGACGGCCTGGTCACCGGCGCGCTCGCGCCGGTGCCTCACGGAGTGGAGCTCACGGCGTGA
- a CDS encoding acyltransferase domain-containing protein — MSRELDTTVALFPGQGAYRAGALKGYWESGDRTVRTTFEEVDAVAKEMIGRAVSPTVFQPSPPSPAALLESAPDVLQLAVFTTAVATHRLLAERGAAPAVHLGHSLGELAALTCAGAWDLTDAAEILCERISVLREHDDSGGVMLALGCDAERAGRIVGLIGDPGLVLAVDNGSQSVLSGRAGPIATAEALAGQLGITRTRLRSPHPFHHPLLEKARGVLAERLAAFPSRPLDVPVYSPILGRFYRNGDDLARLLALHLVTPVEFGPAVSALHAAGARVFVETGAGRVLGALVEQARPGAYVVAPLAGRDEEAGLAAAAAALRSPLARGTAPASTVASPVAPAAPVVPVVPAAPVAPVAVTPAPDRDELSGRVRALYAEAMEYPEEVFTDDVQLEADLGVDSVKQTELLSRLGDRFGLGLPPTGLRVADYDTFGKVVDFVAAGVTDGADAGSAAGR; from the coding sequence ATGAGCCGAGAACTGGATACGACCGTCGCGCTCTTTCCCGGACAGGGCGCCTACCGCGCCGGCGCGTTGAAGGGGTACTGGGAGAGCGGGGACCGGACGGTGCGGACCACCTTCGAGGAGGTGGACGCGGTCGCCAAGGAGATGATCGGCCGCGCGGTCTCCCCGACCGTCTTCCAGCCCTCGCCGCCCAGCCCCGCCGCCCTCCTGGAGTCCGCCCCGGACGTCCTCCAACTGGCCGTCTTCACGACGGCGGTCGCCACCCACCGGCTGCTCGCCGAACGAGGGGCCGCCCCCGCGGTGCACCTCGGCCACTCCCTCGGCGAGCTCGCGGCGCTGACCTGCGCGGGGGCCTGGGACCTGACCGACGCGGCGGAGATCCTCTGCGAGCGGATCTCCGTCCTGCGCGAGCACGACGACAGCGGCGGCGTGATGCTCGCCCTGGGCTGCGACGCCGAGCGCGCCGGACGGATCGTCGGCCTGATCGGCGACCCCGGCCTCGTGCTCGCCGTCGACAACGGGTCCCAGTCCGTCCTCTCCGGCCGCGCCGGGCCGATCGCCACGGCCGAGGCCCTCGCCGGCCAGCTCGGCATCACCCGCACCCGGCTGCGCTCCCCGCACCCCTTCCACCACCCGCTGCTGGAGAAGGCACGCGGTGTGCTGGCCGAGCGGCTCGCCGCCTTCCCCTCCCGGCCGCTCGACGTGCCCGTCTACTCGCCGATCCTGGGGAGGTTCTACCGGAACGGCGACGACCTGGCCCGGCTGCTCGCCCTCCACCTGGTCACCCCGGTCGAGTTCGGACCTGCGGTCTCGGCCCTGCACGCCGCGGGGGCGCGGGTGTTCGTCGAGACCGGGGCCGGCCGGGTGCTCGGCGCCCTGGTGGAGCAGGCCCGGCCGGGCGCGTACGTGGTCGCGCCGCTGGCCGGCCGGGACGAGGAGGCGGGGCTCGCCGCGGCGGCCGCCGCCCTGCGGTCCCCGCTGGCCCGCGGCACCGCACCGGCGTCGACGGTCGCGTCTCCCGTGGCTCCCGCGGCTCCGGTGGTTCCCGTCGTGCCTGCGGCTCCCGTGGCTCCCGTGGCCGTGACGCCCGCACCCGACCGCGACGAACTCAGCGGCCGGGTGCGGGCCCTGTACGCGGAGGCGATGGAGTACCCGGAGGAGGTGTTCACGGACGACGTGCAGCTGGAGGCGGACCTCGGGGTCGACTCGGTCAAGCAGACCGAGCTGCTCAGCAGGCTGGGGGACCGCTTCGGCCTCGGGCTGCCGCCCACCGGGCTGCGCGTCGCCGACTACGACACCTTCGGCAAGGTCGTCGACTTCGTGGCAGCCGGTGTCACCGACGGCGCGGACGCCGGAAGCGCGGCCGGCCGATGA
- a CDS encoding phosphopantetheine-binding protein has protein sequence MDKSPNPTEQDLRETLAPLLGIDPAAIEPDANLVVLGLSSLEIMRLISHWRKSGVPAQFDALVAAPTLNGWIAHFAAVTDAPAAGSGAGR, from the coding sequence GTGGACAAGTCCCCGAACCCGACGGAGCAGGACCTGCGCGAGACCCTCGCGCCGCTGCTGGGCATCGACCCGGCGGCGATCGAGCCCGACGCCAACCTCGTGGTCCTCGGCCTGAGTTCGCTGGAGATCATGCGGCTCATCAGCCACTGGCGCAAGAGCGGGGTCCCGGCCCAGTTCGACGCCCTCGTCGCGGCGCCGACGCTGAACGGCTGGATCGCCCACTTCGCCGCCGTGACGGACGCCCCGGCGGCCGGTTCGGGGGCGGGCCGGTGA
- a CDS encoding (2,3-dihydroxybenzoyl)adenylate synthase, whose translation MLAGCTPWPPDVARHYREQGLWRGETLGTVLRDTARRYGSDTALIHGDRHISYTELDAWADRLAAGFLAHGVRADDRIVVQLPNVPEFVAISFALMRIGAKLVFALPAHRETEISHLVELSGATGYVLPEEHRGFDHRETARTVLHGCDTLRSLFVLGAKEEGFVTVAELEAAVADPRPLPEPDPSDVAFFLLSGGTTALPKLIPRTHDDYVYQAGRAADVCELTAADTYLAVLPVAFNFAYGCPGVIGTLMTGGTAVLADTPNPLDCFPLIERHGVTVTAMVPSIVQLWLEAAEWSEDDLGSLRLLQVGGARMLRDFTARIAPTLGCSLQQVFGMAEGLLTFSRPDDPAESVLTTQGRPISDADELRIVDVNGAALPVGEVGELITRGPYTLRGYYGVPEYNRRAFTDDGFYRTGDLARLTERGELVIEGRIKEMIIRGGDKVSAGEVEDHLLALDGIASAAVIGVADPFLGERISAYLVADGPRRSLSDLKQAVHARGVADYKLPDAVRYVPELPLTPLGKVDKKALAASAASEQEG comes from the coding sequence ATGCTCGCCGGATGCACCCCCTGGCCGCCCGACGTGGCGCGGCACTACCGCGAACAGGGCCTCTGGCGCGGTGAGACGCTCGGCACGGTGCTGCGCGACACCGCCCGCCGGTACGGCTCCGACACCGCGCTGATCCACGGCGACCGGCACATCAGCTACACCGAACTCGACGCCTGGGCCGACCGGCTGGCCGCCGGCTTCCTGGCGCACGGCGTCCGGGCGGACGACCGCATCGTGGTCCAACTGCCCAACGTGCCGGAGTTCGTGGCGATCTCCTTCGCGCTGATGCGGATCGGCGCCAAGCTCGTCTTCGCCCTCCCCGCGCACCGCGAGACCGAGATCAGCCACCTCGTGGAGCTCAGCGGCGCCACCGGCTACGTCCTGCCCGAGGAGCACCGCGGCTTCGACCACCGGGAGACGGCCCGCACGGTCCTCCACGGCTGCGACACGCTCCGCTCGCTCTTCGTCCTCGGGGCGAAGGAGGAGGGCTTCGTCACCGTGGCCGAGCTGGAGGCCGCCGTCGCCGACCCCCGGCCCCTGCCCGAACCCGACCCGTCCGACGTCGCGTTCTTCCTGCTCTCCGGCGGCACGACGGCCCTGCCCAAGCTGATCCCGCGCACGCACGACGACTACGTCTACCAGGCCGGACGGGCCGCCGACGTGTGCGAGCTGACGGCCGCCGACACCTACCTCGCGGTGCTCCCCGTCGCGTTCAACTTCGCCTACGGGTGCCCCGGCGTGATCGGCACGCTGATGACCGGGGGCACCGCCGTGCTGGCCGACACCCCCAACCCGCTGGACTGCTTCCCCCTGATCGAGCGCCACGGGGTCACCGTCACCGCGATGGTGCCCTCCATCGTGCAGCTGTGGCTGGAGGCCGCCGAGTGGAGCGAGGACGACCTCGGCAGCCTGCGGCTGCTCCAGGTCGGCGGAGCCCGCATGCTGCGCGACTTCACGGCACGCATCGCCCCCACCCTGGGCTGCTCGCTCCAGCAGGTGTTCGGGATGGCCGAAGGACTGCTGACCTTCAGCCGGCCCGACGACCCGGCCGAGTCGGTGCTGACCACCCAGGGCAGGCCGATCTCGGACGCCGACGAGCTGCGGATCGTCGACGTGAACGGCGCCGCGCTCCCCGTTGGAGAGGTGGGCGAGCTGATCACCCGGGGCCCGTACACCCTGCGCGGCTACTACGGCGTGCCCGAGTACAACCGGCGTGCCTTCACCGACGACGGCTTCTACCGGACCGGCGACCTGGCCCGGCTCACGGAGCGCGGCGAGCTGGTCATCGAAGGCCGGATCAAGGAAATGATCATCCGGGGCGGCGACAAGGTCTCCGCCGGCGAGGTGGAGGACCACCTCCTGGCGCTCGACGGCATCGCCTCGGCCGCGGTGATCGGGGTCGCCGACCCGTTCCTCGGCGAGCGGATCAGCGCGTACCTCGTCGCCGACGGCCCCCGGCGGTCGCTGTCCGACCTCAAACAGGCCGTGCACGCGCGCGGAGTCGCGGACTACAAACTGCCCGACGCCGTGCGCTACGTGCCCGAGCTGCCCCTCACCCCTCTCGGCAAGGTCGACAAGAAGGCGCTGGCGGCATCCGCCGCGTCCGAGCAGGAAGGCTGA